Proteins from one Ahaetulla prasina isolate Xishuangbanna chromosome 2, ASM2864084v1, whole genome shotgun sequence genomic window:
- the NDEL1 gene encoding nuclear distribution protein nudE-like 1 isoform X1: MDCEEIPEFSTSEEEAAYWKELTLKYKQSFQEAHEELAEFQEGSRELEAELEAQLVQAEQRNRDLQADNQRLKQEVETLKEKLEHQYAQNYKQVSLLEDDLSQTRAIKDQLHKYVRELEQANDDLERAKRTTIVSLEDFEQRLNQAIERNAFLESELDDKESLLVSVQRLKDEARDLRQELAVRERQQEVTRKSAPSSPTLDCEKMDSAVQASLSLPATPVGKGCDNSFPSPKAIPNGFGTSPLTPSARISALNIVGDLLRKVGALESKLAACRNFAKDQASRKSYVAGNINSSMINSNGMKFCHPGHTTFYDKA; encoded by the exons ATGGATTGTGAAGAAATTCCAGAGTTTTCAACTTCAGAGGAAGAAGCTGCATACTGGAAAGAGCTGactttaaaatataaacaaag TTTTCAAGAGGCCCATGAAGAGCTGGCAGAATTTCAGGAAGGCAGCAGAGAACTGGAAGCAGAGTTAGAGGCCCAACTGGTACAGGCTGAACAAAGAAACCGAGATTTACAAGCAGACAACCAAAGATTAAAACAGGAAGTGGAAACCTTAAAG GAAAAACTTGAACACCAGTATGCACAAAATTATAAGCAAGTGTCTTTATTGGAAGATGACTTGAGCCAGACTCGGGCAATTAAAGACCAATTGCATAAATATGTAAGAGAGCTAGAACAAGCCAATGACGATCTTGAGCGTGCGAAAAG gaCCACAATTGTTTCTTTGGAAGATTTTGAACAAAGGCTGAATCAAGCCATAGAGAGAAATGCTTTTTTGGAAAGTGAACTGGATGACAAGGAATCTCTGCTAGTTTCCGTGCAAAGACTGAAAGATGAAGCTAGAG ATTTAAGGCAAGAACTAGCAGTACGAGAAAGACAACAAGAAGTAACCAGGAAATCTGCTCCTAGTTCCCCAACCCTGGATTGTGAAAAGATGGATTCAGCAGTCCAAGCTTCACTGTCATTGCCAGCAACACCTGTTGGGAAAGGCTGTGACAACAGCTTTCCCTCTCCAAAAG CTATTCCCAATGGCTTTGGTACCAGCCCCCTTACTCCATCTGCCCGAATATCAGCTCTCAACATTGTAGGTGATCTTCTAAGAAAAGTGGGG GCTTTAGAATCCAAATTAGCTGCTTGTAGGAACTTTGCAAAGGACCAGGCATCACGTAAATCATATGTTGCAGGAAACATAAATAGCAGTATGATCAACAGCAATGGCATGAAGTTCTGTCATCCAGGACATACAACATTTTATGACAAAGCGTAA
- the NDEL1 gene encoding nuclear distribution protein nudE-like 1 isoform X2: protein MDCEEIPEFSTSEEEAAYWKELTLKYKQSFQEAHEELAEFQEGSRELEAELEAQLVQAEQRNRDLQADNQRLKQEVETLKEKLEHQYAQNYKQVSLLEDDLSQTRAIKDQLHKYVRELEQANDDLERAKRTTIVSLEDFEQRLNQAIERNAFLESELDDKESLLVSVQRLKDEARDLRQELAVRERQQEVTRKSAPSSPTLDCEKMDSAVQASLSLPATPVGKGCDNSFPSPKAIPNGFGTSPLTPSARISALNIVGDLLRKVGALESKLAACRNFAKDQASRKSYVAGNINSSMINSNGMKFCHPGHTTFYDKAPCSVLPAPNCRWILKQPRLLMDPTQSAAAAAL, encoded by the exons ATGGATTGTGAAGAAATTCCAGAGTTTTCAACTTCAGAGGAAGAAGCTGCATACTGGAAAGAGCTGactttaaaatataaacaaag TTTTCAAGAGGCCCATGAAGAGCTGGCAGAATTTCAGGAAGGCAGCAGAGAACTGGAAGCAGAGTTAGAGGCCCAACTGGTACAGGCTGAACAAAGAAACCGAGATTTACAAGCAGACAACCAAAGATTAAAACAGGAAGTGGAAACCTTAAAG GAAAAACTTGAACACCAGTATGCACAAAATTATAAGCAAGTGTCTTTATTGGAAGATGACTTGAGCCAGACTCGGGCAATTAAAGACCAATTGCATAAATATGTAAGAGAGCTAGAACAAGCCAATGACGATCTTGAGCGTGCGAAAAG gaCCACAATTGTTTCTTTGGAAGATTTTGAACAAAGGCTGAATCAAGCCATAGAGAGAAATGCTTTTTTGGAAAGTGAACTGGATGACAAGGAATCTCTGCTAGTTTCCGTGCAAAGACTGAAAGATGAAGCTAGAG ATTTAAGGCAAGAACTAGCAGTACGAGAAAGACAACAAGAAGTAACCAGGAAATCTGCTCCTAGTTCCCCAACCCTGGATTGTGAAAAGATGGATTCAGCAGTCCAAGCTTCACTGTCATTGCCAGCAACACCTGTTGGGAAAGGCTGTGACAACAGCTTTCCCTCTCCAAAAG CTATTCCCAATGGCTTTGGTACCAGCCCCCTTACTCCATCTGCCCGAATATCAGCTCTCAACATTGTAGGTGATCTTCTAAGAAAAGTGGGG GCTTTAGAATCCAAATTAGCTGCTTGTAGGAACTTTGCAAAGGACCAGGCATCACGTAAATCATATGTTGCAGGAAACATAAATAGCAGTATGATCAACAGCAATGGCATGAAGTTCTGTCATCCAGGACATACAACATTTTATGACAAAGC CCCCTGTAGTGTTCTCCCTGCCCCCAATTGTCGCTGGATCCTGAAACAGCCACGTTTGCTTATGGACCCAACCcaatctgctgctgctgctgccttatGA